Part of the Vigna angularis cultivar LongXiaoDou No.4 chromosome 1, ASM1680809v1, whole genome shotgun sequence genome, TCGTTGGAGGCTAGGCATGCTATTTGCACattcaagtttttaattatcGCCTTGGAATGAGTTTTTGCACCATTCCAATGATCTAGATTGGTGAAAAGAAGTTGTACACATTTCGTGTTGCTTTAACTTTGACCAGCATATATACTTCCCTTTCCTCTATATATCTAAATGGATTGTTGTTTATTGCAGGGGTCTCTGAAATTATTGCTCCATTCTGAATCAAAGTGATGGAAGAGGAAAGTAGTCTTAACCAGTTAAAGTCTGAGAAAATTGAGCCTGAAGATGTTGATGAGAAAGCAAATCCTGATGAGATTTTAACCAACAAAAAAGTTCCACCGAAGATTATTTCGCGTTATCTTAGTGGTCCAAAACGTTCCTGCCATGATCTTTGCAAATATGGCATCCCACAGGCCGTTGAAGCCAAACCATGGATACTAACACTGAGAAAGGCTACCACAAAGGAATGGAAAACCAAAGTTCCAGAAGAGAATGTGACTTCTTTGGCATGGAGAAAAAAATCAAGGCCTTCTCAAACACCAAAAGTTGAGAAGGCCAATAGTCCAGTTGACATCAAGGAAGTAGTAACATATGAAGAAACAGTTACATCAGAGAAAAACTCACCACCTTTTGAAGAAACAGATGTTCCCTCGGAGCGTAACAACAGTCACCTAAAGCAAGAACAGGAATGTTCCAAAAGTGAAACAAAAAGGGAAATGgtaaaaaacaattcaaacagCAGAAGCAAACAGACCGGGAAACCTTCAACTGGAGGCAAGAAAAAATCAACCTCAACAAGTCTTCCATTGTCTTCAAAACGCAGTGGCAAGAAACCTCGAAGCAGAAGTTCCAATAGTCCCAAGAACATGACAAGAGAGTCTTCTATGAACTTACCAGAAAAGATCCTTCATGTCACCGAACCTGCCTCTGCAAATTCATCTGAGGACCCTACTGTGGCTTGTGATGCTAAGTTGTCTTCACCCTCACTTTCATCATCAGGGGACAGAAGCAAGCACACCAATAAGAAAAATTTCGAGTCTCCTGCATCTTCATGGAAGGGCCTTAGATCTGTGACCGGGAACAAAGGGAACGTATTTATGCAGCTCAAAACGCGCAGTCtttcaccatcatcatcaccatctgcGTCGTCGTCATCATCTATTTTCACTTCCAAATCTTTCcctgagaaaaaaaataatgctgCATCAAGGTTCTACAAAAGACGACATGATCATCATCAAGGTGAAGATGTGAAGATGGGTTACAAAATCAAGCCAAAAATGAGCACAAAAGTTGGGTTCACCAATAAAAGTGTCGTTGCATCCCGGAAATTGAATTTTAGGAGAGGACGAGTGATCGAACTTGAGCCTCAGATGAACAACGTTCCAAGGAGACTCAAATTCAGGCCAGCACGCATTCTTGATGATGACATTGGAAGAGATATAAATGGTGCAAGAAAAAGTACCATTGAGGATAATAAAGTAGGTGGTGATGAGGTAAATGCTGCAAATACAAAATCAGAGAAACATAGAGGAAAAGTCAGAAACGTGGAGGTAAGTAAAAGGAGAATTATTGTTGGGAGGAAGGTTGGTGGAGATAAGAGCAAGATAGGGGATTCAAAATCAGGATCTGAGAACGTGGTTTTGAAGCATCAAGATGTGGGAGGGAAGAAACAAAATCCACGTTTGTATAATAATGTGATTGAAGAGACCGCTAGTATTCTTACTGAGCAAAGGAAGAGCAAAGTTAAGGCTCTAGTTGGTGCGTTTGAAACAGTGATTTCCCTTGATTCTCTTAAAGATGCCACTGCAGCGGAAGTAAGCAGCACAAGTTGAGTTACCTAAGGATTCTTGTGAATTCAACTTCAACATACATATAACTGTTAATTTGGTGATTGGGTTTATCTGGCTAATGATGTTAATGGTGTTTTAATGTTTCCTTTGGtattgctgataaaaaaaaagtttcctTTGGTGTCATTAAGATTTGAGGAATAATACTATTTCTCTGGGTGTGTTGAGTGGGCTGTTTGTTCGTTAATGATATAGCTTTTCTGCTCTGAATTGTCAGGATATGTGGTAACTCTTATGCTAATACCATTATGTTTGTGTTGAATGGAACAACTTTCTACCTTCATGGCCAAGTTATATATGATTCTTCCTTGTACATGATTTTGGAAcctcttttttctctcacttggATTACGTTCCTCAGAAAAGTTTCTGCTGAAGTTGAAGAGAATAAGATGATATGAAAAGGAGGACATTGCACGTTATCTTTTAATCCGTGATTTATTACACTTCCAATATCAAAAGACtcaaagaaaaagagatttaCGGTTAAGGATTTTATGTAAAACTGTGtttcttttgaaataattttcaaatgcaACGTAAAAGGAATCCAAAtataagaagaaagaaactTAAGATTGGATTATATGATTGGAAGGGTAATACAATGGAGTGGtggcaaaataaataaaaaagcacACTAACTTCTAATTGATGAGTTAGTGCACGTTCGTTTATTTTGCAAGCATTTTTATTGatcaataaaaatagtttaagcACGAATTACATTTAGTCACTGATAGCTGCTTTTATTTCCATGCCAGACAACAATATGCTTTCACAGGGACCTTGCTTGTTTTTCGATTTTTGATCGAGTTCTTTCTCGTCTCGAGTTGTTCTCTTCTTCTGCGTTCTAACCCTGCTCTAGCTCCTTGCGCTATCATATCTTCCCTTGTCACCTTACTCTGGTAATTTTGCATTTTCCTTGCTCCCTGTTGTTCCATCACCAATGAGAttattaaattaacatatttaaaatacatcTCCAAGAATTGAGGAAAACCTTCTTCACTTCCCACCTGGACTCTGGCCTGAATCGTTTTCACAAACTCCCAGGAAAGAATTTTGGACTTCATTATCTCATACCTGAAAAATTATGCCTACAATATAAGAGGAAACTAAATCCAGATTCCTATTTGACAACCACTTTGCATCATAGGCAACAGtttttcagaaaagaaaaatatatatattgaatgagCTGCTCAAGAAATTAGCATTACTGCTTTTGAATCATTTTCTTCAGAGCCCTTTCACATGTTTCTGGTCtggttttggtatttttgtgTGGTAATGGAACCCCTTGCTGCCTCTGATACCGTAGTGCAGGAGATACAGGTATTGGAGATGATGTACTCTTTGGACGTCTAACAGGAAAAGCAGTTTCTTTGGTCCTAGGGTCTTGTCCGAGTGACCTTTTCATGGAAGTTTCCCCTGCTACACAAAATATAGCAATTACTCATAGCAGCTAGTAGTGAAACTTTACAATATTAGGTAGAATGTTATAATTACCATTACTTAACCGCTTTGATATGTcatcctcttctcttctcatcGTTTGAGGCCTCGAAGATTTGGGGTGCTCTCTCATTTTTTGCGAGCCATGTAACTCTGCTTCTTCAAGAGAATGAATCGCAAATGCCGTAGCTGCAACTGAAGTTACGTACTCGTCGTCTCTTATGTGGTCATCGTGAGAAGTTATCCTTGGGAGCCAGTTCCAAGTCTTGTCACTTGATCCATGGTGTTTTGGAGAATGGGGATCAGAAAATGACACTCTGAAATAGAGACCAGAAATTTTTGGTTCCTATTCAGCGATATAATTGGCAGGAAACAAAAATGATGTTTTTGTATGTGAAACATAAACAGCTCACAACCAAGGAAATATATGAAACAGTACAGAACGAAATTACGGCATAAAGAAAttcaaatcaagataaacaaCAAATGGCATCACAACTTGCACTTACGAAACCAATACCTTCTTTGGTGGAGTCTATTTTCCATTCCTTGAAATTGAAATCTGTGCAGACTTTTCAGTATTGAACTTCTAATTTCCAACCTGCTTGACTGTATAAAGATGAACTGAGAGCAGGCCTTATACGTAAGGCAGCCTCCAGCCAGAGACCAAAGCTGCATGCAGACAAGCAAAGCAAAATAGGCTTTACAAGCAGCCTCTAGATGATGCAAAGTATcgtctctttctcttttccgtTTCCTTGAACTACACCCACATGCACATAAACCTTTATCATCAACTTGTTAACAGTTTTATTTACATGGTTTCTTTCTCACTAAAAAGACGTATTTGTCACAAAATCAACTTTTGGTACATTAAGGATTATCAGATATCAGAACAGAAACTTCGCCCCTAAACTGAAGCTATTCCTTTTTTTCCTCGTAGTGGAAGGGTATAATGGCACGTTTACGGGCAGGCAGAGACGTAGATTATCTTGTGAATAGAGTTGCATATATACAAAAAAGCTAGCTCGCAAGCACATCTTTTCTTTactctttatttttcatctgtGCCGTCAAATTAGTAAAAACTATCGAAAGTATTTTCATAATTGCATACAAAATTCACTGTATAAAAGATCCATAACTTAGAGGTAGGTTTGAACTTTGAAGTAAACAAGACAAATATATGGCCGAGGTTGTTACCCCCGAACCATATCAGCTATAATTAATTACAGCAGTGGTAATTAGTGGTGGCTGTTATCAACCGCCACTTTTCTATAgtttatatattacaaaaatgcTCATCAACTCCTActacaaaatatattacttCCAAGAAAGTACAATATTTTTGGCATTGACTAAGAAACGACCTTTGGTTATAACTCGGGCAGGTTAATCTTCAGAGACGTCAGCTTTAAGAATTTTGGTGTGGCTTTATTAGCAGTGTGAAACATGTATAAGGGACCATATTCAGTTAACGCGTGAAGATCCGTGCATTACCAACAAAAATGGGTTCACGATATTTAACCTCAGAGTTCATCAACCCCGTTAGCAATTTCAGCTGAAAAGAACTGCTCTACTTTATCGATGAAACTGGAGGGAAATCTACAGTGCAACATTAAATACGAAGGCTCGCCGTGCTTAGGAGCCAGTTCTTCAGAATGCTTAGTTGTTTTGGCGTCCCGTTGGCTTCTTATTCTGCCATTTTTTACGTTATTTCCCAATGCACCATTCTTACCAAAGGAAGTCCGAGTGGCTTTGCCATTGGAACGGGCACATTTTACAGGAATTTCCACATGCGGTTTTTTAATTTCGGCACCTAGTTGATTGTATTCACTAGATTCATCTGTAGTGGAATTGTCTAAGGCGGAATTAAGCTGAGTTGCAGGTGCAGCATTCCTACAAGACCTCAGCAAGGAAAGTAGCATGTCAACACTCAGTTCTTGCTGAACTACAAACTTGTTCTGCTCACACCCGTAGCAAGCAGCAACTAATGTGCCAGCCAAGACCGGCATCAACTCTGGGTCACTGAAGAAAACGAATGGCAGATCGCAAACCTGTCCTCTTATGGGTGAACATTAGATTAACTCGATAAATAGaacaaataaaccaaaattaaataatatttagagTTTCAGACCTTGTGGAGGATGGTGGGACTCTGTCCCCATCGAAGAACAGCCTGATTTCCCGGATGAAACAAGGCAAAGTGACCAAGGAGAGATAAAGATTCAAGCACAAGAGAACCAacctgaaaaaaaaatgcaatggCATTTTAGTAACTATGGCATTCTAGCAAAGGTACATCCAAATACCAACCATGCATGAAGAGTTGAGGCAAGGGGTCTTTTCCCATTATGAATATTAGTTAGGAAAGCTAGGCTTAGCAAGGTCAACATAAGTATTGTATCACTTAAGATTATGAAAGCATTTCAAGTTGTTGGTGATTCACCTGATCAGTGGGAGATTTCCACTTGATGGCAGAATGAGAAAGAAGGAAGCTCATCAAATGGAAAATTTCCATTTTCAAATCAGGCCTAGCCTGGAAGTATAACAGCATAAGGAAAATAGGAATACATAAGCAATAATCAGTAccaggaaaaagagaaaatcaaaCATATTAGCGATCTTAATTTAACATGCAGCTGTTTTAATAGATCATTATTACAAGGAAAATAAGCAAACTTACCAGCATTCGCTGCAAAAACACAAGATCCAAAAGAGCCACGTTGTTCAGCACCTTCAGTACTCCAGTTGCCACCTCTTCAAAATTAGATGGAAGGATATATGAGGCCtagaagaaaatgaagttaTTCAACTTAGACATAgcacaacaaaaataataatagctACTTATTTACTTATTACAAGGACAGACGAGCAATTGAAGTTGTTAAACATAtgattaattacattaaataggaaaatatattatgatttgaCTACGTCAAATAaggaaatatttcataattttaatcattgattttgttctttattactgtaaatctttttcattataaataagaatactTGTATGTACAAAACAGACAATTACAAGCAATCCTTTCAATAAAAGGACATAATTAGGCATGTGACATTAGCTAACGGCAAATTCttcagaaaaacaaagaaaacattggTTTACtgataaatgacaattattgaCTGCATGGTGAACTCAGACCTGAGTAATTATCCTCGAAGAAAACATTTGTTTAACAGGCCAATATCAGAAATCTACTGATTTTTCACAATAAAGATCTTCAAAACAATTCAATACAACTTCTGTGAACGAACTTGCAGGTTGTAGAAAACCTACCTGTTCTGAGGATGATCTATTGTTTGCCTGCAGAAGAACAGCAGTCAAAAGAGAAGGGAGACTGACAAgtcctgtttcagaaatagctGAAAGAAGAAATACTACTGGCTGACCCAAATTTGTTACTTTTTCGTTTTTCTGTATTGTAGCATTTACCACTGTATGTTTCTCGTCCTTTTGGGGAATAGACAAATTAGTCATATCCCCATTCTGACTTTTCTTGGATTCATCTAGATCTATCTTTTCTATATCATCATGTTTCAATTTAACAGAACTATCATGCTCCAATTCAGAATCCTTCCCAATAGAAATAGATTCATTATTCTTGTTCACCTTAATCATTTCATCTAATGGTCTGTCCTCAGGGACATCAGGTAAATGCACAACTGAGCTGCCATTGATCATTGATAGGGGAGTGTAATCTCCCCAGGAATTATTCACGACAAAATGTGCAGAATCAGCAAGCTTGGTCCCTTCACTACCAATTTCCTGCTCCATTGTCAAAGGGCAAGATTCCCAGTCGATATAACAAAATCTTCCAGATCTGTAGGTCAAAACCACCAAAAGTTGTATGCTTAAGAGAATAGGGCCAGGAAATGCTGACCCTTCCGTCTGTGGCCTATCATGAAGTGCAAAAAGATCTCTTAACCTGTGAATAACTTGGTAAGAAATCAGTAACTCCAATAAGCCATCTCGCATCTGAAGTTGTCTCTCTTCTGAGCTTATATGACCAAAAATCGCAGTAACAGTCCacaaaaagttatttaatatttcagaAATTGATTCAAAGTTTTCAACTGATGCTTTACTTGATGGCAAACTGAAGTTACCAGGAACACCTAAAGATGCTGCAATCTTTATATAATTCTCAAGAGCTGCAGAAAGCATTGGGATAATTGGAGGCAGAAGATTCTGTGCAAGGAAATAACTTCTATTTGCAGGTGTAGACAGCACAACTCTCAGAAGTTTTAACAAGTGCAACATAACCTGGCATGCTTCAGGTTTTGATGTGTGAGATGCAGGCAGGGCAGAAGCAATAAAATCAAGTAGTCCAGCTTGACGAGATGCTTGTAACTCGGGATCCTTTCCTTCCAaatactataaaataataatcaatgaataaattaacataaatttaaaaaatagcaattgaaaaaaattactaaCCCAAAACTCCACAATATAAAAGGGGAAATGCACTCGCTTAAACTGTAAATATTCTTAAGGGAAAGGAACTTGGTTCAACATTTAGTCAGGAACAAGGATTGGTTGGACAATTATCCGTGCAAGTTAAGTGATTTATGATTTCTGATTCAACAGTAAGAAGACCATATGCAAGCACCAACCAGATAAGACAAACTAAATCTAAGcaataactaaaacaaatacAGCATCAAGAATCACTAGTTATTCCAGATTAATATTTATTCACTGACTAAACAAGAGCTCTCCAAGAAGTGCTATTTTAATTAGCACAGGATTCAGAAAACAGAAGTGCAAATACAGAACATCTATCCATACAAAATTTTACCCACAGAAACATTCTTAACTTTGAACGTGTTAACATACATCGGTTCATAAGGAGAGAGATATAATTACCAGTGAACAAAAAACAATACCTTGATCATTTCAGAAATTATTAAACCTATACTTGCGGCCCCTTCTTTTCTTGCTTGCCTAAGTCTTTGAAGTTCTTGAAGCCACCGGCCAACTTTTGCTCTAGCAGCACCAACTGCTACTCTATATCCCAGGCTAGCACTTTCACCACCAAGAGCGGGTTCAAGGAAGTCATACTTTAAAGCCATTAGCCTTTGCCGAATTCTCTTAATTCTTCTCTTCATTGAGTGCTGCAATGTGATATTGCCAATTCCAAGACTAGTAGAACCAACGCCAGAAACAACATTTGTTTGAGAATCATCGATGCTGTTTGTAGGGGTAGATCTACCTTGCCCTTCCTTATTTAATGATCTCCGCAGTAAAGGGGACGATTGATCCCTCAAATTTGCCCTCTCCCGAATTTGCTCCAGGTAAATCTTACGACGCTGTTCACTCTCATTAAGTCTCTCTGCCAATTTCTGGGCCAAAAGTTCAGCTTCCTCTTGTTGTGCTTTGgctctttcttcctttctcctAAGCTGTTCGATTGCCCTTGCTTCCCGAGCTGCACTTGACgcttttctttcctcttcccGTCTTACTTGAGCCTCCTCCTTTCTCCGCTGAATCTCAGCAAGGCGCTGTAACTTCTCAGCTTCAATGAGTTTTCGACGCTCTATAACAGCTTCTTCTCTTGCCAAATCCTCCTTTTGCTTAGATTTCAGCACTTGAAGCTTTTCAGCTCTCCGCAACTCTGATTCATGAAGTTTCTGACGCagaatcaattttttattctcttcatttAAGGAAGTAATAAACCGAACCTCATTAACCTTGCTACTTTCATCACCAGCTCTCTTCACCACTTGAGCTAAGAAAGCTTCATGACGAGATTCACTACGCTGATGGCGGGCATACATGCCCTCTCGTAACTTCATATGACGAACAGCATGCCATTCTGTGACACGATTTAATTTTTGTGATGTTCGTTGAAGCTTTTGGACTCTTTCGTTCTCTAACTCACTTCTGATTCTCATAGCACGGGCATGCTTTTCTTCTGCTTCCCTTTTTAAGTCTGAAgttgttttcttccttttgtCAGGAGACATTAGTTTATCATGCAGAGTACGTACTCGCTCAGCACTTTTCCGGCCCAGGCTTGGTGAATATGGCATGCGGGAAGAGACACGAAATGGAGATGAAAGTATGTCCTCCCAGTTCCTCTTTTCCTTCCAAGCATTCAAAGACTTTCCCGGGGCAGTACTCCTTTTCTCCTTATCTTTTTCAGGCAGTGACATTTGCCTCCTAATGTTATCTGTGGATCTGGGGGGTTTCTCATTAACACCTTCTGTTAGAACTTTATCTTTCTTATAAAGCGTCTTGTCCAGTCCAGAACCAAGGTGATTTCTTTTACCCTTGGTGGTGGCAGAAGCAAAAGAATTTTCCAATGGAGGTAATTTAGATAACTTAACTTCTGAAATTAATATGTTTTCTGGAGGGTTACATCCATTTAGCATTGTGTTTGAGTCACAGGATTTTCCCCCTTCAATAATATGCTCTTTTTCATTCAGGCTACCTTGTCTGTCATCTGAAGATCCAACATGCTTTCTTGACTTCGTCACCAAATATTTGACAGCATCTGTCCCATTAATGACCCTAGACTTGTTTGTATTGCCAATAGATTCAGAAGTCAAAGACATGGAACTTTCTGTGGTACCTGATTGCAAGATAGCCCTCTCTTGTTGAATCTTTCTAAAAGCCTCAAGAGATGAAGATAGTATATCTGCCCTATGTGGTGAAGTTGTCATTCTTCGGACCTAGAATCCATAGAGCATCTAAACATCAAGAACATAAGAAAGCCAGATTGTACAGATTTCTAACAGATAAACTCATATTATGGATCAGCATCTTCAGAAACCAGAAAGCAAACAAGTAAACATGTCTAGACCATAAGTGATTTCAtgcttaaataaaaataaataaatgttatgcttcatttatatttttttcttagtcCAAGACAAATAAACCAATAACTGTTAGTCTAAACTACAATAACTGTTAGTCTAAACCAGTTGGGATGGCTTGAATTTCATCATGCAAAAGTTATAAAAGtacaataaacaaataatatccAATGGTGGGTTTGATCTTGTAACAGTGTTAGATGAGTACGTTCACGCTTAGTTCATTTGATCCTAACATCTATCATACCCATCAGACAAAGTAGAAACTTTAGATATACGTACAATCATCAAGACAGATGCATATTTATGCAGGAGTTACAGATACATATCAAGACTTCTAATTTCATTATGCCCTCATCAcaattgataaaagaaaaataagaaggaaATGAAAAGGGATGGTGTATATATAATGTCATTAGCGAATAATTATTCCGCACTCTGCATAAATGCACATAATTACACTCAATTTGTCTCACGCATTCAATGATAACAAGTGTAAGTATATTTAGTATTTTTGCTTAACAAGACGG contains:
- the LOC108337339 gene encoding uncharacterized protein LOC108337339, with translation MEEESSLNQLKSEKIEPEDVDEKANPDEILTNKKVPPKIISRYLSGPKRSCHDLCKYGIPQAVEAKPWILTLRKATTKEWKTKVPEENVTSLAWRKKSRPSQTPKVEKANSPVDIKEVVTYEETVTSEKNSPPFEETDVPSERNNSHLKQEQECSKSETKREMVKNNSNSRSKQTGKPSTGGKKKSTSTSLPLSSKRSGKKPRSRSSNSPKNMTRESSMNLPEKILHVTEPASANSSEDPTVACDAKLSSPSLSSSGDRSKHTNKKNFESPASSWKGLRSVTGNKGNVFMQLKTRSLSPSSSPSASSSSSIFTSKSFPEKKNNAASRFYKRRHDHHQGEDVKMGYKIKPKMSTKVGFTNKSVVASRKLNFRRGRVIELEPQMNNVPRRLKFRPARILDDDIGRDINGARKSTIEDNKVGGDEVNAANTKSEKHRGKVRNVEVSKRRIIVGRKVGGDKSKIGDSKSGSENVVLKHQDVGGKKQNPRLYNNVIEETASILTEQRKSKVKALVGAFETVISLDSLKDATAAEVSSTS